A stretch of the Gimesia sp. genome encodes the following:
- a CDS encoding DUF2203 family protein: protein MNAEAQRKLIFNPDEANLRLPLVRAIVKDIIALYENLHDRQERIEEIKHLPGSTTRDEDSVYSEELLQAELDIENDKEQLKTYEDELLELGVELEDPALGVVNFPTLREGKEVYLCWRLGEEEVGHWHSLDETYSDRRSLLEESIDNDDHNDMLM, encoded by the coding sequence ATGAATGCTGAAGCACAACGCAAACTGATTTTCAATCCGGATGAGGCCAATCTCCGTTTACCGCTCGTACGGGCCATCGTCAAAGACATTATCGCGCTGTACGAAAATCTGCATGACCGCCAGGAACGGATCGAAGAGATCAAGCATCTCCCCGGCTCCACCACGCGCGATGAAGACTCCGTCTACAGCGAAGAGCTGCTGCAGGCTGAGCTGGATATCGAGAACGATAAAGAGCAGCTGAAAACCTACGAAGACGAACTGCTCGAACTGGGTGTTGAGCTGGAAGATCCTGCTCTGGGTGTCGTCAACTTCCCGACCCTCCGCGAAGGCAAAGAAGTTTACCTCTGCTGGAGACTGGGTGAAGAGGAAGTCGGCCACTGGCACTCCCTCGACGAAACCTACTCAGATCGCCGTTCGCTGCTCGAAGAGTCCATCGACAACGATGACCACAACGACATGCTGATGTAA
- a CDS encoding sulfatase-like hydrolase/transferase produces MIRRLFCLLSFCFIGLCLTSHPVAAQQDKQQRPNILLITADNLGYGDLGCYGNKVMQTPRLDQLAREGARLTDFYTASPTCTVSRATLLTGRYPQRIGLNHQLSADENYADGLRQSERLIPQYLKPQGYRTACFGKWNVGFSKGSRPTERGFDEFFGFAAGNIDYYHHYYAGRHDLWRGVNEVFEKGYSTELFADEACRFITENQKRPFFIYLPFNAPHFPSKRNKQPGQGNEWQAPDSAFAAYGYSPETKDPRKRYRAVVTALDTAIGRVLDQLDTCGLRDNTLVIWYSDNGAFMLKDRGLEVASNKPLRDGGVTLWEGGIRVPAIVRYPGRIEAGSVNSSPLISLDILPTLIAVSGGERPADRTLDGTNMLPVLEHPEVAEPRTFFFQYRKYAAVRHANYKLLRTNPDKPFMLFDLDQDLSETTDLADQKPKIAKQMKAAYAAWEQRVQAE; encoded by the coding sequence ATGATTCGCCGTCTGTTCTGTCTGTTGAGTTTCTGTTTTATAGGTCTGTGTCTAACGTCGCATCCGGTGGCAGCGCAGCAGGATAAACAGCAGCGGCCCAATATCCTGTTGATCACAGCGGACAATCTGGGTTACGGTGATCTGGGCTGCTATGGAAACAAGGTCATGCAGACTCCCCGCCTGGATCAACTGGCGCGGGAAGGGGCGCGGCTGACCGATTTTTATACGGCTTCCCCCACCTGTACGGTTTCGCGGGCGACGCTGCTCACGGGCCGCTATCCGCAGCGGATCGGCCTGAATCACCAGTTGAGTGCAGATGAAAATTATGCAGATGGCCTGCGACAGAGTGAGCGGCTGATTCCGCAGTATCTCAAGCCGCAAGGATACCGGACGGCCTGCTTCGGCAAATGGAATGTCGGTTTTTCCAAAGGCAGCCGACCGACAGAGCGGGGCTTTGACGAGTTCTTTGGATTCGCAGCCGGGAACATCGACTATTATCACCACTACTACGCCGGGCGGCACGATCTGTGGCGTGGTGTCAATGAAGTCTTTGAGAAAGGCTATTCTACGGAGCTGTTTGCCGATGAGGCGTGTCGTTTCATCACTGAGAATCAAAAGCGTCCGTTTTTCATCTATCTGCCTTTTAATGCACCGCATTTTCCCAGCAAACGCAACAAGCAACCGGGACAAGGCAATGAATGGCAGGCGCCGGACAGTGCCTTTGCTGCCTATGGCTATTCACCCGAGACCAAAGACCCCCGGAAACGCTATCGCGCCGTTGTAACTGCCCTGGACACGGCAATCGGCCGCGTGCTGGATCAGCTGGACACCTGCGGATTGCGGGACAATACATTGGTGATCTGGTATTCGGACAACGGTGCCTTCATGCTCAAGGACCGCGGACTGGAAGTCGCTTCCAACAAACCCCTGCGAGACGGCGGCGTCACTTTATGGGAGGGGGGCATCCGCGTGCCGGCGATCGTGCGTTATCCCGGTCGCATTGAAGCAGGCTCTGTTAACAGCAGTCCGCTGATCAGCCTGGACATCCTGCCGACCCTGATAGCGGTCTCCGGAGGAGAGCGCCCTGCAGATCGAACGCTGGATGGAACGAATATGCTGCCGGTACTGGAGCATCCGGAAGTGGCAGAGCCGCGGACGTTCTTTTTCCAGTACCGGAAATACGCAGCAGTGCGGCATGCAAATTATAAACTGTTGCGGACGAATCCCGACAAGCCCTTCATGCTGTTTGATCTGGATCAGGACCTGAGCGAGACAACCGACCTCGCAGACCAGAAGCCGAAGATTGCTAAACAGATGAAAGCAGCGTACGCAGCGTGGGAACAACGGGTGCAGGCTGAGTAA
- a CDS encoding prolyl oligopeptidase family serine peptidase: MDAAENSDQQDSEHKDEQSLLWLEEIEGEQALDWVKRQNAETLQVLTSDPRYQQYEREALEILTAADRITYGTLRGDFVYNFWRDPQHVRGIWRRMPREQYQQKSKEWELLLDVDQLAKEEAENWIYKGVDCLAPDHDRCLVELAPGGTDSAVYREFDLPSRSFVQGGFSVPQAKSNLCWEDRDHLLIATDWGPGSLNSSGYARILKRWQRGTPLSAAETMLETGEDETLVYPVNLKHNGRQSCVVMRGHDFYHFTFYLVTAEGTLQQLPLPQKCSLSSLFQDQLLVELKEDWRDFSAGALVSFSLSEFARTGEIADILSVYDPGQSGTISQVRSARDAVYVTGIEHVSSQIREFKLADNAWQGRVLPWGEGDVISISSSDSSSNDLLMSRDGFLQPGSLYYVNFQEGTETLLQSTPARFDTKGLTVKKSFAVSRDGTKVPYFLVHREEIPLDHSTPVLQYGYGGFEISILPHYSPLMGKLWLEKGGAYVLANIRGGGEYGPRWHEAALQENRQRAYDDFFAVAEAVQHQGVSSPKHYGAMGRSNGGLLMGVTLTQRPDLFNAIVCGVPLLDMKRFNKLLAGASWMAEYGNPDLPEQWEFISQYSPLQNLKPGQSYPRVYFFTSTKDDRVHPGHARKMAARMDQLGYDYFYYENIEGGHKGTANQQQEAMHSALEYLYLIRQLS; this comes from the coding sequence ATGGATGCAGCAGAAAATTCCGATCAGCAGGATTCAGAGCATAAGGATGAACAGTCGCTGCTCTGGCTGGAAGAAATTGAGGGGGAGCAGGCCCTGGACTGGGTGAAGCGACAGAATGCCGAGACCCTGCAGGTGCTGACCAGCGATCCCCGTTATCAGCAGTATGAACGGGAAGCCCTGGAAATTCTGACTGCCGCCGACCGGATTACTTACGGGACCCTGCGGGGAGATTTCGTCTATAACTTCTGGCGCGATCCGCAGCACGTGCGGGGAATCTGGCGTCGCATGCCCCGGGAGCAGTACCAGCAGAAATCGAAAGAGTGGGAACTGCTGCTCGACGTGGATCAGCTGGCCAAAGAAGAAGCGGAAAACTGGATCTACAAAGGCGTCGACTGTTTGGCTCCGGATCACGACCGCTGCCTGGTGGAACTGGCACCGGGCGGAACGGATTCGGCCGTCTATCGTGAATTCGATCTTCCTTCGCGGTCGTTCGTGCAGGGGGGCTTTTCTGTGCCGCAGGCGAAGAGTAATCTCTGCTGGGAAGACCGCGATCATCTGCTGATTGCAACCGACTGGGGTCCAGGCAGCCTGAACTCATCCGGTTATGCCCGCATTCTGAAACGCTGGCAGCGGGGGACGCCACTCTCGGCAGCGGAGACCATGCTGGAAACGGGCGAAGACGAGACCTTAGTGTACCCCGTCAATCTGAAACACAACGGCCGACAGAGCTGTGTCGTAATGCGGGGGCATGATTTTTATCACTTTACCTTTTACCTGGTGACTGCGGAGGGAACACTGCAGCAGCTGCCGCTGCCACAGAAATGCAGTCTGTCGAGCCTGTTCCAGGATCAGTTGCTGGTGGAACTGAAAGAGGACTGGCGCGACTTCTCAGCGGGAGCCCTGGTGAGTTTCTCCCTGTCCGAGTTTGCCAGGACGGGGGAGATTGCAGACATCTTGTCCGTATATGATCCTGGCCAGAGTGGAACGATTTCTCAGGTCCGCTCTGCGCGGGATGCGGTTTATGTGACCGGAATCGAACATGTTTCGAGTCAGATCCGCGAATTCAAACTTGCAGACAACGCCTGGCAGGGGCGCGTGCTTCCCTGGGGAGAGGGAGATGTAATCTCCATCAGTTCTTCTGACAGCAGCAGTAATGATCTCCTGATGTCACGCGACGGTTTTCTGCAGCCGGGCAGCCTGTATTATGTCAACTTTCAGGAGGGGACCGAGACACTGCTGCAATCGACGCCGGCCCGCTTTGATACGAAAGGTCTGACGGTGAAAAAGTCATTTGCCGTCAGTCGCGACGGAACGAAAGTCCCGTATTTCCTGGTGCACCGTGAAGAGATCCCGCTGGATCATTCCACGCCCGTCTTACAGTACGGCTATGGTGGTTTCGAAATTTCGATCCTGCCGCACTACAGTCCGTTGATGGGAAAACTCTGGCTGGAGAAGGGGGGCGCGTATGTGCTGGCCAACATTCGCGGCGGTGGGGAATACGGTCCCCGCTGGCACGAAGCGGCACTGCAGGAGAACCGGCAGCGCGCCTATGATGACTTTTTCGCGGTTGCCGAAGCGGTACAGCATCAGGGAGTAAGTTCGCCGAAACATTATGGAGCGATGGGTCGGAGTAACGGCGGACTCTTGATGGGAGTGACGCTGACACAACGCCCGGATCTGTTCAATGCCATCGTCTGCGGTGTACCGCTGCTGGATATGAAGCGTTTCAATAAGCTGCTGGCAGGCGCCAGTTGGATGGCGGAGTACGGAAATCCCGATCTTCCCGAGCAGTGGGAGTTCATCAGCCAGTATTCGCCGCTGCAGAATCTGAAGCCGGGGCAGTCATATCCCCGGGTTTACTTCTTTACTTCGACCAAGGACGACCGCGTGCATCCCGGGCATGCGCGAAAGATGGCGGCCCGCATGGATCAACTGGGGTATGACTATTTTTATTATGAGAATATCGAAGGGGGCCACAAAGGGACGGCGAACCAGCAGCAGGAGGCAATGCACAGCGCCCTGGAATATCTGTATCTGATCCGGCAGCTCAGTTAA